Proteins encoded together in one Rhizobacter sp. J219 window:
- the lpxB gene encoding lipid-A-disaccharide synthase, translating to MSATTGPRLGMVAGEASGDLLAGLLLGGLKARWPELSTFGIGGPRMADHGFEAWWPHEKLAVRGYVEVLRHYRELVGIRNALGDRLLKERPDAFIGVDAPDFNLGLETRLKAAGIKTVHFVSPSIWAWRGKRIEKIRAAADHVLCIFPFEPEIYAKHGIAASYVGHPLADAIPAEVPRDAARAVLGLDADAQVVALLPGSRRSEIQYNAPRVLAAAQLMKRQRPGLRFVLPAVPSLRALIDPLVAQHAPSAGVQVLDGHSHEALAACDVTLIASGTATLEAALFKRPMVITYVMHWLTYQIMKRMAYQPWVGLPNILLRDFAVPELLQDEASPDNLARAAFRWLDDPEACASLVRRFEGLHQQLRCNTALAATDAIEKVLRA from the coding sequence ATGAGTGCGACGACAGGCCCGCGCCTGGGAATGGTGGCTGGCGAGGCGTCGGGCGATCTGCTCGCCGGCCTGCTGCTCGGTGGCCTGAAGGCCCGCTGGCCTGAGCTGTCGACCTTCGGCATCGGCGGCCCGCGCATGGCCGATCACGGCTTCGAGGCCTGGTGGCCGCACGAGAAGCTGGCGGTGCGCGGCTATGTCGAGGTGCTGCGGCACTACCGTGAGCTGGTGGGCATCCGCAATGCGCTCGGCGACCGGCTCCTGAAAGAGCGGCCCGATGCCTTCATCGGCGTCGATGCTCCCGATTTCAACCTCGGCCTGGAAACACGCCTCAAGGCAGCCGGCATCAAGACGGTTCACTTCGTCAGCCCGTCGATCTGGGCTTGGCGCGGCAAGCGCATCGAAAAGATCCGCGCGGCCGCCGACCATGTGCTCTGCATTTTTCCGTTCGAACCCGAGATCTACGCCAAGCACGGCATCGCCGCGAGCTATGTCGGGCACCCGCTGGCCGATGCGATTCCGGCCGAGGTGCCGCGCGACGCCGCGCGTGCGGTGCTGGGGCTTGACGCCGATGCACAGGTCGTGGCGCTGCTGCCCGGCAGCCGGCGATCCGAGATCCAGTACAACGCGCCGCGCGTGCTCGCCGCCGCGCAGCTGATGAAGCGCCAACGCCCTGGCCTGCGCTTCGTGCTGCCGGCCGTGCCGAGCCTGCGGGCTCTGATCGACCCGCTGGTCGCGCAACACGCGCCGTCGGCCGGCGTGCAGGTGCTCGACGGCCATTCGCACGAAGCGCTGGCGGCCTGCGACGTGACCCTCATCGCGAGTGGTACCGCCACGCTGGAGGCGGCGCTCTTCAAGCGCCCGATGGTCATCACCTACGTGATGCACTGGCTGACGTACCAGATCATGAAACGCATGGCCTACCAGCCCTGGGTCGGCTTGCCCAACATCCTGTTGCGCGATTTCGCCGTGCCGGAGTTGCTGCAGGACGAAGCCTCGCCCGACAATCTCGCCCGTGCCGCCTTCCGCTGGCTGGACGATCCCGAGGCCTGCGCCTCGCTGGTTCGCCGCTTCGAGGGCCTGCACCAGCAATTGCGCTGCAACACCGCACTCGCCGCCACCGATGCCATCGAAAAAGTCCTCCGTGCCTGA
- the rnhB gene encoding ribonuclease HII yields the protein MPSKKSSVPEQLGLSFDVIGLIAGVDEAGRGPLAGPVVAAAVILDELKPIRGLKDSKLLTPATRDRLYDEIRAKALCCSVAEASVEEIDTLNILHATMLAMKRAVEGLRLKPGKVLVDGNRLPVLRVAAEAIVKGDVKVKAISAASILAKVHRDRLCLALHEEHPQYGFDGHKGYATAEHLAALKAHGACVHHRRSFAPVRDALEGF from the coding sequence ATGCCATCGAAAAAGTCCTCCGTGCCTGAACAGCTCGGCCTGAGCTTCGATGTGATCGGGCTGATCGCCGGCGTTGACGAAGCCGGGCGCGGCCCGCTCGCCGGGCCCGTGGTGGCGGCAGCCGTGATCCTCGACGAACTGAAGCCGATCCGCGGCCTGAAAGACTCGAAGCTGCTCACCCCGGCCACCCGCGACAGGCTCTACGACGAGATCCGGGCCAAGGCGTTGTGCTGCTCGGTGGCGGAGGCGTCGGTGGAGGAAATCGACACCCTCAACATCCTCCACGCCACCATGCTCGCGATGAAGCGTGCGGTCGAAGGCCTGCGGCTGAAGCCCGGCAAGGTGCTGGTCGACGGCAACCGCCTGCCGGTCCTGCGGGTGGCCGCCGAGGCCATCGTCAAGGGCGACGTGAAGGTGAAGGCGATCTCGGCGGCGTCCATCCTCGCCAAGGTGCACCGCGACCGGCTGTGCCTGGCCTTGCATGAAGAGCATCCGCAATACGGCTTCGATGGCCACAAGGGCTACGCGACAGCCGAGCATCTGGCCGCACTGAAAGCGCATGGCGCGTGCGTGCACCACCGGCGCTCGTTCGCGCCGGTGCGCGACGCGCTCGAAGGGTTCTGA
- a CDS encoding RNA methyltransferase has protein sequence MAEPKAITSRDNPLLVKLRKLAAEPAAYRKLGQLWVEGDHLCAAYLKRGGKPAQAVITEAAWEQPALRALATAADAVAIVPAALMAGLSTLESPAPIGFVLPWSDKGTVQSHAPTVILDRLQDAGNVGTVLRTAAAFGFTQCLALTGTAALWSGKVLRAGMGAHFGLNLVEQVAEADLDALRLPLLGTSSHAAQALHEVDLPWPCAWVMGHEGQGVSAALHGRCSLTLRIAQPGGEESLNVAAAAAVCLYESTRQRL, from the coding sequence GTGGCCGAGCCCAAGGCCATCACCTCGCGCGACAACCCGCTGCTGGTGAAGCTGCGCAAGCTGGCGGCGGAGCCGGCGGCCTATCGCAAGCTCGGCCAGCTGTGGGTCGAAGGCGATCACCTGTGCGCGGCATACCTGAAGCGCGGCGGCAAGCCGGCGCAGGCGGTCATCACCGAAGCGGCCTGGGAGCAGCCGGCCTTGCGAGCGCTGGCGACCGCGGCCGATGCCGTGGCGATCGTTCCGGCGGCGCTGATGGCCGGGCTGAGCACACTCGAATCGCCGGCGCCGATCGGCTTCGTGCTGCCGTGGTCGGACAAGGGAACGGTCCAGTCACATGCACCGACGGTGATCCTCGACCGCCTGCAGGATGCCGGGAACGTGGGCACGGTGCTGCGCACCGCGGCGGCGTTTGGCTTCACCCAGTGCCTTGCACTCACTGGCACCGCGGCGCTCTGGTCAGGCAAGGTGTTGCGCGCCGGGATGGGCGCGCATTTCGGCTTGAATCTCGTCGAGCAGGTGGCCGAGGCCGATCTCGACGCCTTGCGCCTGCCCTTGCTGGGCACCAGCTCGCATGCGGCCCAGGCGTTGCATGAAGTGGATCTGCCTTGGCCTTGCGCCTGGGTGATGGGCCACGAAGGGCAGGGTGTGTCTGCGGCGCTGCACGGACGCTGCTCGCTCACGCTGCGCATCGCGCAGCCGGGGGGAGAAGAGTCGCTCAACGTGGCCGCTGCAGCGGCCGTGTGCCTTTACGAA